GCCAGTGATAAACGATACCAATCGGACCAGAATACCATCTAGCCCCCACAAAATCAGTGACATCACGGCAGTAACCGCGGCAACGATTAACGTGGTGTGTAACGTTTCCTGGCGAGTCGGCCAAATCACTTTACGTACTTCGGTACGGGCTTCACGGGCAAACGTTACTGTTGCTTTACCTTTTGAGGTCAGCAATGCCACGCCACCGGCGGCAGCAATCAGGATAACAACAGCTAATGCGCGCAGCGGCAGATTAAATTCGCGGTAGTAATAGTTGCCGACAATCGCAACTACCAGCAATACAGCCACTACCAGCCATTTAATCGCTTCCAGGCCACGCCCGTTCCCCTGAGCTTCGGTATTCGCACTCATAAACCAACCTGTCACAATGATTCAGACAAATAACTTTGCCCCGCAAAGCAGGGCAAACCAAACCGAAAGATGTTCTGTAAACGAATAATTCGGTATTTACGCTGTATCTACAGAGCCTATCTCACCAATGATTATATTCCATAATCGCTGATGAGATAGGTTCTACCACATGACAGCGTAGAAAAAGGGCATCAAATGATGCCCTTTTATCGCGTGTCGCGTCAAACGTTATCAGCGATTAAGCAATAACTTTAGCAACAACGCCCGCGCCAACGGTACGGCCGCCTTCACGGATGGCGAAACGCAGGCCGTCATCCATTGCGATTGGCGCAATCAGAGTAACAACCATCTTCACGTTGTCGCCCGGCATTACCATTTCCACGCCTTCCGGCAGTTCGATGGTTCCGGTTACGTCAGTCGTACGGAAGTAGAACTGCGGACGGTAACCTTTGAAGAACGG
This window of the Brenneria goodwinii genome carries:
- the secE gene encoding preprotein translocase subunit SecE translates to MSANTEAQGNGRGLEAIKWLVVAVLLVVAIVGNYYYREFNLPLRALAVVILIAAAGGVALLTSKGKATVTFAREARTEVRKVIWPTRQETLHTTLIVAAVTAVMSLILWGLDGILVRLVSFITGLRF